Proteins encoded together in one Haloarcula rubripromontorii window:
- a CDS encoding metal-dependent hydrolase produces MELTWHGHSTWHVTVDDTELLIDPFFDNPHTDTDPEELDPDYVLLTHGHADHIGDVDRYEGCGLVATPEIVEYCEDNFGEFDPVGGMGMNLGGTVEIGDAFVTMHRADHTNGMDTSYGTSGGMPGGFIISDTKPTQVSDAESTTFYHAGDTGLMTEMRDVIGPFLEPDAAAVPVGDHFTMGPMQAAVAVDWLDVDHAFPMHYDTFPPIEIETQDFVNEVKGTGSDAEVHVLDGDETFEL; encoded by the coding sequence ATGGAACTCACATGGCATGGCCACTCGACGTGGCACGTGACAGTCGACGACACCGAGTTGCTCATCGACCCGTTTTTCGATAACCCACACACAGACACCGACCCAGAGGAACTGGACCCGGACTACGTGTTGTTGACCCACGGCCACGCCGACCACATCGGCGACGTGGACCGCTACGAGGGCTGTGGGCTCGTGGCCACGCCCGAGATTGTCGAGTACTGCGAGGACAACTTCGGCGAGTTCGACCCCGTCGGCGGCATGGGGATGAACCTCGGCGGCACCGTCGAAATCGGCGACGCCTTCGTCACGATGCACCGGGCCGACCACACGAACGGCATGGACACCAGCTACGGCACGAGCGGCGGGATGCCGGGCGGCTTTATCATCTCGGATACGAAGCCGACACAGGTCAGCGACGCGGAGTCGACGACGTTCTACCACGCCGGCGACACCGGCCTCATGACGGAGATGCGCGATGTCATCGGGCCGTTCCTCGAACCGGACGCCGCCGCGGTCCCGGTCGGCGACCACTTCACCATGGGGCCGATGCAGGCCGCCGTCGCCGTCGACTGGCTGGATGTCGACCACGCGTTCCCGATGCACTACGACACGTTCCCACCAATCGAAATCGAGACGCAGGACTTCGTGAACGAGGTCAAAGGCACCGGCAGCGACGCCGAGGTCCACGTCCTCGACGGCGACGAGACCTTCGAGCTTTAA
- a CDS encoding GNAT family N-acetyltransferase, translating into MSVNIETQIVERGDDEHVDAAWRLKEDIREADGVLRQRRGFFRDAYRRSTTYLYIDRSRDRLIGFAAVRRDGYILFLAVDDEYRGHGFGKRLVARVAEDYGSVTCHARATNREALGFYKHIGFEITRRIDNYYEDGGDAYYLKLGEDSITDKLSKFLPG; encoded by the coding sequence GTGAGCGTCAATATCGAGACACAGATCGTCGAACGCGGGGACGACGAACACGTCGACGCGGCGTGGCGGCTCAAGGAAGACATCCGCGAGGCTGACGGCGTCCTCCGGCAGCGACGGGGGTTCTTTCGCGACGCCTACCGACGGTCGACCACCTATCTCTACATCGACCGCTCCAGAGACCGCCTCATCGGCTTTGCCGCGGTTCGGCGCGACGGCTACATTCTCTTTCTCGCAGTCGACGACGAGTACAGGGGTCACGGCTTCGGCAAGCGACTCGTCGCTCGCGTCGCCGAGGACTACGGCAGCGTGACCTGCCACGCCCGGGCGACGAATCGGGAGGCACTCGGCTTCTACAAACACATCGGCTTCGAGATCACACGGCGGATCGACAACTACTACGAGGACGGCGGCGACGCCTACTACCTCAAACTCGGCGAGGACTCGATTACCGACAAACTGTCGAAGTTCCTGCCCGGCTAA
- a CDS encoding DoxX family protein, whose protein sequence is MDTRVPSFVGTAVLALTLLSRPAAAHVDYVTDGPGEALDAVAFAISVLSNPVNAAVFGVSGAAVTVGLAAYLWVRPTIADIVILRDVLVGYADLVPWMLRLSVGLPLVGAGFQGYLFAPTVTFDPATSPAVRILFIGLGFTLLFGLATRIVTAVGLVTYGWALSVDFGVILAMEYVPAFLALLILGGGRPSADHMLQQVASTDGTYYGRIDPVHHLKGFLDSVTTSYRAYVPVIVRVGMGVTFIYLGLFQKLAEPGQALLVVEKYDLTAVVPVDPGMWVLGAGLTEMLVGLVLIFGFMTRGAAAVSFVLFTTTLFGLPDDPVLAHITLFGMASAVFTMGAGPLSFDDWFGRPAQSDRETVVSAD, encoded by the coding sequence ATGGACACACGTGTACCGAGTTTTGTCGGCACGGCCGTACTCGCGCTCACTCTCTTATCGCGGCCCGCGGCGGCACACGTCGACTACGTGACGGACGGGCCGGGCGAGGCCCTTGACGCAGTAGCGTTTGCGATATCTGTGCTGTCTAATCCGGTGAACGCGGCGGTTTTTGGCGTCTCTGGAGCGGCCGTGACTGTCGGCCTCGCGGCGTATCTCTGGGTCCGGCCGACGATTGCGGACATCGTCATCCTCCGGGACGTACTCGTCGGCTACGCGGACCTCGTCCCGTGGATGCTCCGACTCAGCGTTGGACTGCCACTCGTCGGTGCCGGCTTTCAGGGGTATCTGTTCGCCCCGACAGTGACGTTTGACCCCGCCACGAGCCCGGCTGTCCGCATCCTGTTTATCGGACTTGGTTTCACGCTCTTGTTCGGACTCGCGACCCGTATCGTCACGGCGGTCGGGCTGGTGACCTACGGCTGGGCGCTGAGCGTCGACTTCGGCGTTATTCTCGCTATGGAGTACGTGCCGGCGTTTCTGGCGCTATTGATTCTTGGCGGTGGTCGCCCGAGCGCTGACCACATGCTCCAGCAGGTCGCCAGCACTGACGGGACCTACTACGGCCGTATCGATCCGGTTCACCATCTGAAGGGCTTTCTGGACTCGGTAACGACATCGTACCGCGCATACGTGCCAGTCATCGTCCGTGTCGGCATGGGTGTGACGTTCATCTATCTCGGTCTGTTCCAGAAACTCGCTGAACCCGGGCAGGCGCTCCTGGTCGTCGAGAAATACGACCTCACCGCCGTCGTCCCCGTCGACCCCGGGATGTGGGTACTCGGGGCCGGTCTGACCGAGATGCTGGTCGGACTGGTGTTGATATTCGGCTTCATGACTCGCGGGGCCGCGGCCGTGTCCTTTGTCCTGTTTACCACGACGCTGTTCGGGCTCCCGGACGACCCGGTACTCGCGCACATCACGCTGTTCGGGATGGCCTCGGCGGTGTTCACGATGGGTGCCGGACCGCTCTCGTTCGATGACTGGTTCGGTCGGCCGGCACAGAGCGACCGTGAGACCGTCGTGTCGGCTGACTGA
- a CDS encoding type IV pilin, whose protein sequence is MGRFRTETVGMTEGIGVAVLVGLTLLVTAIVGLNVLVIEDDSGGPQANFSYDYVEDNELLIVTHERGDDFEAGNIEFEGPSKSVTWAQVANREPDAMVGSGDIAQLSSGNAYGRRVGARDTITIYHNASGNRTQLDQWDGAN, encoded by the coding sequence ATGGGACGGTTCAGGACTGAGACAGTCGGAATGACTGAGGGCATCGGCGTCGCCGTACTCGTCGGGCTGACGCTACTCGTGACGGCCATTGTCGGGCTGAACGTCCTCGTCATCGAGGACGATAGCGGCGGCCCGCAGGCGAACTTCAGTTATGACTACGTCGAGGACAACGAACTGCTCATCGTCACACACGAACGCGGCGACGACTTCGAAGCCGGGAACATCGAATTCGAAGGGCCAAGCAAGTCGGTCACCTGGGCGCAAGTGGCGAACCGCGAGCCCGACGCGATGGTCGGCTCGGGCGACATCGCGCAGTTGAGCAGCGGCAACGCCTACGGGCGGCGCGTAGGCGCTCGTGACACGATTACGATATACCACAACGCGAGCGGGAACCGGACCCAGCTGGACCAGTGGGACGGCGCGAACTGA
- a CDS encoding proteasome assembly chaperone family protein encodes MSSDNISVVVSDDRPPVDTLVVGVSEYGLAGLTAVDYLADRDSMHEVGHLRTKEPPFITPFENGTPRHHTRLYVDEAASFAVVVGERFVPPAQAGSLATAITTAGRKLDASNMTMLTGAPVAHGPDDHVPFYIATPAYQDSYLDDTDIRPMGNGFLDGLSAELVARGIDESFPTGVFTTPTHPQTPDVAAAIRLLTALKEVHAIQIDTGPLEAFAANIEAHYQALAERMEAGDSDYLPDDRMYM; translated from the coding sequence GTGTCTTCCGATAACATTTCAGTGGTCGTCTCTGACGACCGGCCACCGGTCGATACGCTAGTAGTCGGTGTCTCTGAGTACGGTCTGGCTGGCCTCACAGCCGTCGACTATCTCGCCGACCGGGACTCGATGCACGAGGTCGGCCACCTGCGGACGAAGGAACCACCGTTCATTACGCCCTTCGAGAACGGGACCCCGAGACATCACACGCGGCTGTACGTCGACGAAGCAGCGTCGTTTGCCGTCGTAGTGGGTGAGCGGTTTGTACCGCCGGCCCAGGCTGGCTCACTCGCCACAGCAATCACGACCGCTGGGAGAAAACTAGATGCTTCGAACATGACGATGCTTACCGGCGCCCCCGTCGCGCACGGCCCGGACGACCACGTCCCGTTCTACATCGCAACGCCAGCGTACCAGGACTCGTATCTCGACGATACCGACATCAGACCGATGGGGAACGGATTCCTCGACGGATTGAGTGCGGAGCTAGTCGCTCGAGGCATCGATGAGTCGTTTCCGACCGGCGTGTTCACGACGCCGACCCACCCGCAAACGCCCGACGTAGCGGCCGCAATCAGACTGCTTACCGCGCTGAAAGAAGTCCACGCAATCCAGATTGACACCGGGCCGCTGGAAGCCTTTGCCGCAAACATCGAAGCCCACTATCAGGCACTCGCAGAGCGGATGGAGGCCGGCGATTCCGACTACCTTCCAGATGACCGAATGTACATGTAA
- a CDS encoding universal stress protein → MPQVVVPVRYPLSENSRATLAEAIQIADEEDADLTVLHVNLYQNSHRVDRTELKRAVEQSFGHVPRTRYVVRSGMLVEETILDEVAAQDADIVVIGSKQASRWRQMIRRLVDDPDVEQYLREELDCEIVTVEPDAQSSRHSSARSSGS, encoded by the coding sequence ATGCCACAGGTCGTCGTTCCGGTCAGATACCCGCTCTCGGAGAACTCCCGAGCCACGCTCGCGGAGGCCATTCAGATCGCCGACGAGGAAGACGCGGACCTCACCGTCCTGCATGTAAACCTATACCAGAACAGCCACCGCGTCGACCGGACAGAGCTCAAACGTGCCGTCGAGCAGTCCTTTGGCCACGTCCCGCGGACGCGGTACGTCGTCCGGTCGGGGATGCTCGTCGAAGAGACCATTCTCGACGAGGTCGCCGCACAGGACGCTGACATCGTCGTCATCGGGAGCAAACAGGCGAGTCGCTGGCGGCAGATGATCCGGCGGCTGGTCGACGACCCCGATGTCGAACAGTACCTCCGCGAGGAACTCGACTGCGAAATCGTCACTGTCGAGCCGGATGCCCAGTCTAGCCGTCACTCGTCGGCGAGGTCATCAGGGTCCTGA
- a CDS encoding mechanosensitive ion channel family protein, giving the protein MRFGPVWPLQTPTPTPTETATEVTTEVATDIGGLLPFEIPMWVVNIGESLVVIGLAIVVSRVLVRLLGRRVAQQFRRPSLTRTVLRGIRVSVYIFALLTILNIYGLRLTDIGLSVAIFSAVVGVVLAPILGSYISGVFLLADQPYEIGDMIELADTGQRGFVEDITLRHTKMFTLDNTFLVIPNGEIRQRDVVNYSAEDSRTRLSLDVLVTYESDIAVARTLIEAAAREVDNVISGGPDIRVGAARYPASPTVYINNFADHGVLLTLRYWVTEPYKLLAVRSKVQTNVWQRLEDADVEIAYPHSHLYFDDTSGEMNVSLNNGLDGIDGIDQTRTVTGDSPVPPYQDPDDLADE; this is encoded by the coding sequence ATGCGTTTTGGCCCTGTCTGGCCCTTGCAGACACCCACTCCGACACCGACCGAAACCGCAACCGAGGTCACAACGGAAGTGGCAACCGACATCGGCGGGCTGTTGCCGTTCGAGATTCCGATGTGGGTGGTGAATATCGGGGAATCCTTGGTCGTCATCGGGCTGGCGATCGTCGTTTCCAGGGTCCTCGTCCGCCTTCTCGGTCGACGCGTCGCTCAGCAGTTCCGGCGGCCGAGTCTCACTCGGACGGTGCTGCGCGGCATCCGTGTCAGCGTGTATATTTTCGCATTGCTGACTATTCTAAACATCTACGGCTTGCGGCTGACGGACATCGGGCTGTCCGTGGCTATCTTTTCGGCCGTGGTTGGTGTCGTGCTGGCCCCGATCCTCGGCAGCTACATCTCCGGCGTCTTCTTGCTGGCCGACCAGCCATACGAGATCGGTGATATGATCGAACTCGCCGACACTGGCCAGCGAGGGTTCGTCGAGGACATCACGCTCAGACACACGAAGATGTTCACGCTCGACAACACGTTTCTCGTCATCCCCAACGGGGAGATTCGCCAGCGGGATGTCGTCAATTACTCCGCGGAGGACTCACGGACGCGGCTGTCCCTCGATGTGCTGGTCACCTACGAGAGTGACATCGCTGTCGCGCGGACTCTCATCGAAGCGGCGGCCCGGGAAGTAGACAACGTCATCTCCGGTGGGCCGGACATTCGCGTCGGCGCGGCCCGATATCCCGCCTCGCCGACTGTGTATATCAACAATTTCGCCGACCACGGCGTGTTGCTGACACTCCGGTACTGGGTGACCGAACCGTACAAACTGCTCGCTGTCCGTTCGAAAGTCCAGACGAACGTCTGGCAGCGGCTCGAAGATGCAGACGTCGAGATCGCCTATCCCCACTCGCACCTGTACTTCGACGACACCAGCGGTGAGATGAACGTCTCACTCAATAACGGGCTTGATGGCATAGACGGCATTGACCAGACCCGCACGGTCACCGGTGACTCGCCCGTCCCACCCTATCAGGACCCTGATGACCTCGCCGACGAGTGA
- the priS gene encoding DNA primase small subunit PriS, whose translation MEERTRAYLRGRFGDHYRQAAVTPPPAANEREWGFIPWTEGPGETMVRHRSLLDLGEIEDFLGRRKPRHVYFSAGRYDEPSASTMSDKGWRSSDLVFDLDADHLPSVVLGEDSYAEMLEKCKDALLRLLDFLEDDFGFDDLTIVFSGGRGYHVHVRDERIRHLERDARREIVDYVRGIGLEFDELVDEESVAGTAGRSSPAQKRTLSTEGGWSARAHRHMLAVVDELLAMDEADALDRLQEYDGIGEGKATAALNAARSNYEQLEAGNIDVHPAFYQLAKILLHEVVAADNAPIDEPVTTDTNRLIRLPGSLHGGSGLEVQRIDRDDLDAFDPLVDPVPETFRGHDITVEVTDGGLVELDGDSFTLEAGNQTVPEHVGVFLMARGRAEKGKE comes from the coding sequence ATGGAAGAGCGGACCCGCGCGTACCTCCGTGGCCGGTTCGGCGACCACTACCGACAGGCAGCCGTAACGCCGCCGCCGGCCGCGAACGAACGTGAATGGGGGTTTATTCCGTGGACTGAGGGCCCCGGCGAGACGATGGTCCGTCATCGTTCGCTGCTGGACCTCGGCGAAATCGAGGACTTCCTCGGCCGCCGGAAGCCCCGCCACGTCTACTTCTCCGCGGGCCGCTACGACGAACCGAGCGCCTCCACGATGTCGGACAAGGGCTGGCGCTCCTCGGACCTCGTGTTCGACCTCGACGCCGACCACCTGCCCTCCGTAGTGCTTGGCGAGGACAGTTACGCCGAGATGCTCGAAAAGTGCAAGGACGCGCTGCTCAGGCTGCTCGACTTTCTGGAAGACGATTTTGGCTTCGATGATCTTACTATCGTTTTCTCCGGCGGCCGCGGCTACCACGTCCACGTCCGCGACGAGCGCATCCGTCACCTCGAACGGGACGCGCGCCGGGAAATCGTCGATTACGTCCGCGGTATCGGCCTGGAGTTCGACGAACTCGTCGACGAGGAGTCCGTCGCCGGTACGGCCGGCCGGTCCAGCCCGGCACAGAAGCGAACGCTCTCGACGGAAGGCGGCTGGAGCGCCCGCGCACACCGACATATGCTCGCCGTCGTCGACGAGCTGCTGGCGATGGACGAGGCGGACGCGCTAGACCGACTGCAGGAGTACGACGGCATCGGCGAGGGGAAGGCGACGGCGGCGCTGAACGCCGCCCGGTCGAACTACGAGCAGCTGGAGGCCGGGAACATCGACGTGCATCCGGCGTTCTACCAGCTGGCGAAGATTCTGCTCCACGAGGTCGTCGCGGCGGACAACGCGCCTATCGACGAACCGGTGACGACGGACACGAACCGGCTCATCCGCCTGCCCGGCTCGCTCCACGGCGGGAGCGGGCTGGAGGTCCAGCGAATCGACCGCGACGACCTCGACGCGTTCGACCCGCTGGTCGACCCCGTGCCGGAAACGTTCCGGGGCCACGACATCACCGTCGAGGTGACCGACGGCGGCCTCGTCGAGCTAGATGGCGATAGCTTTACACTGGAGGCGGGTAATCAGACTGTACCAGAGCACGTGGGCGTGTTTCTCATGGCCCGCGGGCGTGCCGAGAAGGGGAAGGAATGA
- a CDS encoding S1C family serine protease produces the protein MKQSLTRRAMLGALGTAVAATAGCQSPGTGSDSGGDTGGQSESADAVAQSDSVYTDVYREVADAVVSIRVYAEDARGGQGSGFLIDDEHIVTNEHVVAGGDEYYVRFADTGWRAASVVGADVYSDLAVLRVGATPDVTPLSFVETEPTVGTEVVAIGNPFGLSGSVSAGIVSGVDRTLQSANNFSIADAVQTDAPVNPGNSGGPLVTLNGDVVGVINSGGGDNVAFAISAPLTQRVVPSLIQTGDYDHPYMGVGLRGVSPRLAEANDLDPASGVYIDSILEGGPAAGVLQGSDGSTTVSGTAIPTGGDVVRQMNDTPTPTRQALGSFLALESSPGETVDVLVERDGAQETVELTLGSRPEP, from the coding sequence ATGAAACAGTCTCTCACTCGCCGGGCGATGCTGGGAGCCCTCGGGACAGCTGTTGCGGCCACGGCTGGCTGTCAGAGTCCCGGGACCGGCAGCGACTCGGGCGGTGACACCGGGGGTCAGTCAGAGTCAGCCGACGCGGTCGCGCAGTCCGACAGCGTCTACACCGACGTGTACCGGGAAGTGGCCGATGCTGTCGTCTCGATCAGAGTGTACGCCGAAGACGCCCGCGGCGGGCAGGGCAGCGGCTTCCTCATCGACGACGAGCATATCGTCACGAACGAGCACGTCGTCGCGGGCGGGGACGAGTACTACGTCCGCTTCGCGGACACCGGCTGGCGTGCTGCCTCCGTCGTCGGCGCAGACGTGTACAGCGACCTGGCAGTCCTCCGTGTCGGCGCGACGCCGGACGTGACACCCCTCTCGTTTGTCGAGACCGAACCCACTGTCGGGACCGAAGTCGTCGCTATCGGGAACCCCTTCGGGCTGTCCGGTTCGGTATCGGCGGGCATTGTCAGCGGCGTCGACCGCACGCTCCAGAGCGCCAACAATTTCTCCATCGCCGATGCGGTCCAGACCGACGCGCCGGTCAACCCCGGTAACAGCGGCGGACCACTGGTCACGCTGAACGGCGACGTTGTTGGCGTCATCAATTCGGGCGGCGGCGACAACGTCGCATTCGCTATCTCGGCCCCGCTGACCCAGCGTGTCGTGCCGTCGCTCATCCAGACCGGCGACTACGACCACCCGTACATGGGTGTTGGACTCCGTGGCGTGTCACCCCGACTCGCCGAGGCCAACGACCTAGACCCTGCATCGGGCGTGTACATCGACAGCATCCTTGAGGGTGGCCCGGCGGCGGGCGTTCTGCAGGGAAGCGATGGGAGTACGACGGTTTCCGGGACAGCGATTCCCACTGGCGGTGACGTGGTCAGACAGATGAACGACACCCCGACGCCGACGCGGCAAGCGCTCGGAAGCTTCCTCGCACTGGAGAGCAGTCCCGGCGAGACGGTCGACGTTCTGGTCGAGCGCGACGGGGCACAGGAAACAGTCGAACTCACGCTCGGTTCGCGCCCGGAGCCGTAA
- a CDS encoding heavy metal translocating P-type ATPase yields the protein MTESDSCSDGGGCDGADDDGPPTVVDGERTRQVAQLSVPEMDCPSCAGKVESSVRELAGIRTIDPQIAAGRLVVEYDEAETDFAAITERVEAAGYTVEDDGGETLRLSVPEMDCASCAGKVESALGGVDGIRRADTRPTTGTVVVSYDRTAVTEQAIVAAIESAGYEVTETAGEDDTGAGQSDESDSIWTSSRALKTWVSGVFVALGLAFFLEFLLPGANAQVGSVLGTTLYVDDVLFLIAVATGGQEILRGGYYSLRNRTLDIDLLMSIAILGALTASLAFGEALYFEAATLAFLFSVAELLERYSMDRARNSLEELMDLSPDEATVLQDGEETTVPVDNVQVGDVVVIRPGEKIPMDGKVVDGTSAVNQAPITGESVPVDKTEGDEVYAGTINEEGYLEVQVTAAASDNTLSRIVKMVEDAQSNKTEREQFVERFSAYYTPVVVAFAVLVTLASPTVFGVAWSTAVVHGLTLLVLACPCAFVISTPVSVVSGITSAAKNGVLIKGGNHLEAMGAVDVVALDKTGTLTKGELTVIDVIPLNGNTEEQVLRCARGLEQRSEHPIGEAIVAEAGATGVESAEVDDFESITGKGVRADLDGTPHYAGKPGLFEDLGFDLSHVHATTDGGVVTKTTQQLCERNNCLDLLEDAVPELQAEGKTVVIVGTEDEIKGIIAVADEVRPEASAAIARLRDLGVERTVMLTGDNDHTAGAIAQAVGVDGYQAELLPDEKVAAIDDLVAEHDGVAMVGDGINDAPALASATVGVAMGAAGTDTALETADIALMSDDLSKLPYLYELANDANSVIRQNIWASLAVKAGLAIAVPFGLVPIWAAVLAGDAGMTTAVTGNAMRLSRVRSESGGDEP from the coding sequence ATGACGGAGTCCGACAGCTGTTCGGATGGTGGTGGGTGTGACGGCGCGGATGACGACGGTCCTCCGACAGTGGTAGACGGAGAACGGACGCGGCAGGTCGCACAGCTGTCCGTCCCGGAGATGGACTGTCCCTCCTGTGCGGGCAAGGTGGAGTCGAGCGTCCGCGAACTCGCTGGTATCAGGACGATCGATCCGCAGATAGCGGCCGGACGACTCGTCGTCGAGTACGACGAAGCCGAGACGGATTTCGCTGCGATCACGGAACGCGTCGAAGCAGCGGGCTACACCGTCGAAGACGACGGCGGAGAGACGCTGCGGCTCAGTGTCCCGGAGATGGACTGTGCCTCCTGTGCCGGGAAGGTCGAGAGCGCGCTCGGCGGGGTCGACGGTATCAGACGCGCCGACACGCGGCCGACCACCGGGACGGTCGTTGTCTCGTATGACCGGACAGCGGTGACGGAGCAGGCCATTGTGGCGGCTATCGAGAGCGCCGGCTACGAGGTCACGGAGACGGCGGGGGAGGACGATACGGGAGCCGGACAGTCGGATGAGAGCGACTCGATCTGGACCAGTTCGCGGGCGCTGAAGACGTGGGTCAGCGGCGTGTTCGTCGCCTTGGGCCTCGCTTTCTTTCTGGAGTTCTTGCTGCCCGGTGCGAACGCCCAGGTCGGAAGCGTTCTCGGGACGACGCTGTACGTCGACGACGTTCTGTTTCTCATCGCGGTAGCGACGGGCGGTCAAGAAATCCTGCGTGGCGGCTACTACTCTCTGAGAAACCGGACCCTCGACATCGACCTGCTGATGTCTATCGCTATTCTGGGCGCGCTTACTGCCAGCTTGGCTTTCGGCGAGGCGCTGTACTTTGAAGCCGCGACGCTGGCGTTCCTGTTCAGCGTCGCGGAACTGCTGGAGCGGTACTCGATGGACCGCGCGCGGAACTCGCTGGAAGAGCTGATGGACCTCTCGCCCGACGAGGCGACGGTTCTGCAGGACGGCGAGGAGACGACGGTCCCCGTCGATAACGTGCAGGTCGGCGACGTGGTCGTCATCAGGCCCGGCGAGAAGATTCCGATGGACGGCAAGGTCGTCGACGGGACCAGCGCCGTCAATCAGGCTCCGATCACCGGCGAGAGCGTCCCGGTCGACAAGACCGAAGGTGACGAGGTGTACGCCGGGACGATCAACGAGGAGGGGTATCTGGAAGTGCAGGTCACGGCGGCGGCCAGCGACAACACCCTCTCGCGCATCGTCAAGATGGTCGAGGACGCCCAGTCGAACAAGACCGAGCGCGAGCAGTTCGTCGAGCGCTTCTCGGCGTACTACACGCCGGTTGTCGTCGCCTTCGCCGTCCTCGTGACGCTGGCGTCCCCAACCGTATTCGGGGTGGCCTGGTCGACCGCCGTCGTACACGGGCTGACGCTGCTGGTGCTGGCCTGTCCCTGCGCGTTCGTCATCTCGACGCCCGTCTCGGTCGTCTCGGGCATCACCAGCGCCGCGAAGAACGGCGTCCTCATCAAAGGCGGGAACCACCTCGAAGCGATGGGTGCGGTCGACGTGGTGGCCCTCGACAAGACGGGGACGCTGACGAAAGGCGAACTGACCGTCATCGACGTGATTCCGCTGAACGGGAACACCGAAGAGCAAGTCCTGCGGTGTGCCCGCGGGCTCGAACAGCGCAGCGAACATCCCATCGGCGAGGCTATCGTCGCGGAGGCGGGAGCTACCGGCGTCGAAAGCGCCGAGGTCGATGACTTCGAGAGTATCACTGGCAAGGGCGTCCGTGCAGACCTCGACGGGACGCCCCACTATGCCGGGAAACCGGGGCTGTTCGAAGACCTCGGCTTCGATCTCTCGCATGTCCACGCGACCACCGATGGCGGTGTTGTCACCAAAACGACCCAGCAACTCTGTGAGCGCAACAACTGTCTGGACTTGCTGGAAGACGCCGTGCCCGAACTTCAGGCCGAAGGCAAGACGGTCGTCATCGTCGGGACAGAAGACGAGATCAAGGGCATCATCGCCGTCGCCGACGAGGTGCGCCCGGAGGCAAGCGCCGCCATCGCCCGGCTCCGCGACCTGGGCGTCGAGCGGACAGTGATGCTCACCGGCGACAACGACCACACTGCGGGCGCGATTGCCCAGGCGGTCGGCGTCGACGGCTACCAGGCCGAACTCCTCCCCGACGAGAAGGTCGCCGCAATCGACGACTTGGTCGCGGAACACGACGGCGTCGCCATGGTCGGGGACGGTATCAACGACGCGCCGGCGCTGGCGAGCGCGACCGTGGGCGTCGCCATGGGGGCAGCCGGCACTGACACGGCGCTCGAAACGGCCGACATAGCCCTGATGAGCGATGACCTCTCGAAGCTCCCGTACCTGTACGAACTGGCGAACGACGCCAACAGCGTCATCCGGCAGAACATCTGGGCCAGCCTGGCGGTCAAAGCCGGTCTCGCGATCGCTGTGCCGTTCGGCCTCGTTCCCATCTGGGCCGCCGTGCTCGCGGGCGATGCCGGGATGACGACAGCCGTGACTGGGAACGCGATGCGGCTCTCACGGGTCCGGTCGGAGAGCGGTGGCGACGAGCCGTAA
- a CDS encoding translation initiation factor eIF-2B → MIDETVEEISEMQTHSSSVVAVKAAQALRDLTDREYPTVEDYLRSLDRNSSALRRANPSHASLHTTQHRIVNTVSDAEPDDVAAAKELTNEAIDDVIDSVESSKDRAAARAVSEIADDDVLLTHDFSSTVLAAIDDAIEAGHSFEVYVTESRPRFLGRKMTRHLSDRDGVDVTLIVDSAAGHFMSEVDRVLVGMDCIVDDTLYNRIGTYPIVTAAADNDVPVTVVGAAAKYVDGAFAFENEIRSPSEVLREPADGFEVANPAYDATPTHLLDTVVTDDGIHEY, encoded by the coding sequence ATGATAGACGAGACTGTCGAGGAGATCTCGGAGATGCAGACCCACAGTTCCTCCGTGGTCGCAGTCAAAGCCGCCCAGGCGCTCCGGGACCTGACTGACAGGGAGTACCCGACGGTCGAGGATTACCTCCGCTCGCTCGACCGGAACAGCAGCGCCCTCCGACGAGCGAACCCCTCGCACGCCTCCCTCCATACGACCCAGCACCGGATCGTGAACACCGTCTCAGATGCGGAGCCCGACGACGTGGCGGCCGCCAAAGAACTGACGAACGAGGCTATCGACGACGTTATCGACTCTGTAGAGTCGTCGAAAGACCGCGCCGCGGCACGCGCCGTGTCGGAGATCGCCGATGACGACGTGCTGTTGACGCATGACTTCTCCTCGACGGTCCTTGCGGCCATCGACGACGCTATCGAAGCCGGCCACAGCTTCGAGGTGTACGTTACGGAGTCGCGACCGCGTTTCCTCGGCCGAAAGATGACGCGCCATCTCTCCGACCGGGACGGGGTCGACGTGACGCTCATCGTCGATAGCGCCGCCGGCCACTTCATGTCGGAGGTCGACCGCGTGCTCGTCGGCATGGACTGCATCGTCGACGACACGCTGTACAACCGCATCGGCACGTATCCGATTGTGACGGCTGCGGCGGACAACGACGTTCCGGTAACGGTGGTCGGGGCCGCCGCAAAATACGTCGACGGGGCCTTCGCCTTCGAGAACGAGATTCGGTCGCCGTCGGAAGTACTCCGGGAGCCTGCAGACGGATTCGAGGTCGCAAACCCGGCCTACGACGCGACGCCGACACACCTGCTGGATACGGTCGTCACTGACGACGGGATCCACGAGTACTGA